Proteins encoded together in one Fundidesulfovibrio magnetotacticus window:
- a CDS encoding type II toxin-antitoxin system HicA family toxin, which produces MNSREIIRRLEKCDFALLRVNGSHHVFGGPHGQRVVVPHHGKGRDIPTGTLRNIFRQAGWAWPPETEEPR; this is translated from the coding sequence ATGAACAGCCGCGAGATCATCCGCAGACTGGAGAAATGTGATTTCGCGCTGTTGCGGGTGAACGGCAGCCATCACGTGTTCGGAGGTCCCCACGGGCAGCGGGTGGTGGTGCCCCACCACGGCAAAGGGCGCGACATCCCGACAGGCACGTTGCGCAACATCTTCCGCCAGGCCGGATGGGCCTGGCCGCCCGAGACGGAGGAGCCCAGGTGA
- a CDS encoding M15 family metallopeptidase gives MKSALLSLADEVLPLAGRLVLSDLFRSYEEQNQAHKDFVSGKKDAYSPPPGRSFHESGRAFDLDLKALGSLGATGDRLTVFHKLAARHGVTPITAPDIKQKEAWHFELRGSHQTVYDYYAAGKGTNMKPASAAAASAIVSAGLRVDFLGDTPVPGYVQSGLIRLGQDIGNLDGQIGPGTRKALRNLGISAQEPEDMAQAVEALLMVNFPKEYFVAQVDGEES, from the coding sequence ATGAAGTCCGCCTTGCTCTCCCTGGCGGACGAAGTGCTGCCACTGGCCGGACGGCTCGTTCTTTCCGACCTGTTCCGCTCCTACGAGGAACAAAACCAGGCCCACAAGGACTTCGTCTCCGGCAAGAAGGATGCCTACAGCCCCCCGCCGGGTCGCAGCTTCCACGAGTCCGGCCGGGCCTTCGATCTGGACCTGAAGGCCCTGGGCTCACTGGGGGCTACGGGCGACAGGTTGACCGTCTTCCACAAACTCGCCGCCCGGCACGGCGTGACGCCGATCACCGCGCCTGACATCAAGCAGAAGGAGGCATGGCATTTCGAGCTGCGCGGCAGCCACCAGACGGTCTACGACTATTACGCCGCCGGGAAGGGCACGAACATGAAGCCCGCCTCGGCGGCGGCCGCCAGCGCCATCGTTTCCGCGGGCCTCCGGGTGGATTTCCTGGGCGATACCCCTGTGCCGGGCTACGTCCAATCCGGTCTGATCCGGCTCGGCCAGGACATTGGAAACCTGGACGGCCAGATCGGCCCCGGAACCCGCAAGGCCTTGCGGAACCTGGGCATCAGCGCCCAGGAACCCGAAGATATGGCGCAGGCAGTGGAGGCCCTGCTGATGGTGAACTTCCCGAAGGAATACTTCGTGGCTCAAGTGGACGGCGAGGAGTCTTGA
- a CDS encoding sigma 54-interacting transcriptional regulator, producing MQTIAFIALTPRMQEAAREILRAEHPDVLLAEGLMDGAADTARALADRGVEVVISRGATARRVQDALPDLSVVDISTSSLDLLTALHKARERARRVAVVAFPPMSDNAVELGRMLGAQVDVVEWETQEGIVPALLAARERGADMVVGGYIMALYAARLGIPCQPVEPSPASILAAVREAKRIAHGRSVEKAKNSLLRAVLTSTDNGIVAVDRAGRVTVCNPVAGRLLRLTESDALGRPVDEVWPRSGLERVLSAGRPETARIERVFDQELLCGTLPLTVRGETVGAVATIHDAQKIRKLEATLRLRGLASGHVATARLEDAHGESPALAHAVAMARDYARTGDTVLLHGETGTGKELFAQGIHNASPRRAGPFVAVNCAALPGQLLESELFGYVPGAFTGASQKGRPGLFELAHGGTIFLDEIAEMEPGTQGKLLRVLQERKVMRLGSDQVIPVDVRAVAATNRDLGALVAEGRFRADLYYRLNVLRLRLPPLRARSGDVPGLAARFLDQASGRPGRFQLSGGALRALAAHPWPGNVRELQNVMARVAATHRGRTVDEALVRELLDEAPALREGHGEQGGGAGFPGPAGGAGTGNAGSAGGAAPGSGPGSAGGLRAAERARLEDALSRARGRVGEAAALLGVSRSTLWRRMRALGLEKN from the coding sequence ATGCAGACCATCGCCTTCATCGCCCTCACCCCCCGCATGCAGGAAGCCGCCCGGGAAATCCTGCGCGCCGAACACCCCGACGTGCTCCTGGCCGAGGGTCTCATGGACGGCGCGGCCGACACCGCCCGCGCCCTGGCCGACCGGGGCGTGGAGGTGGTCATCTCGCGCGGGGCCACGGCCCGCCGCGTGCAGGACGCCCTGCCCGACCTCTCGGTGGTGGACATCTCCACCTCCAGCCTCGACCTCCTCACGGCCCTGCACAAGGCCCGGGAGCGCGCCCGGCGCGTGGCCGTGGTGGCCTTCCCGCCCATGTCCGACAACGCCGTCGAACTGGGCCGCATGCTCGGCGCGCAGGTGGACGTGGTGGAGTGGGAGACCCAGGAGGGCATCGTCCCCGCGTTGCTCGCCGCCCGCGAGCGGGGGGCGGACATGGTGGTGGGCGGCTACATCATGGCGCTCTACGCCGCGCGTCTGGGCATCCCCTGCCAGCCCGTGGAGCCCAGCCCCGCCAGCATCCTGGCCGCCGTTCGCGAGGCCAAGCGCATCGCCCACGGCCGCTCGGTGGAGAAGGCCAAGAACTCGCTCTTGCGCGCCGTGCTCACCTCCACGGACAACGGCATCGTGGCAGTGGACCGCGCGGGCCGCGTGACGGTGTGCAACCCCGTGGCGGGGCGGTTGTTGCGCCTCACCGAGTCCGACGCCCTGGGGCGTCCCGTGGACGAGGTGTGGCCGCGCTCCGGGCTGGAGCGGGTGCTTTCGGCCGGGCGGCCGGAGACCGCGCGCATCGAACGCGTGTTCGACCAGGAGCTGCTCTGCGGCACCCTGCCCCTGACCGTGCGCGGCGAGACGGTGGGGGCCGTGGCCACGATCCACGACGCCCAGAAGATCCGCAAGCTGGAGGCCACCCTGCGCCTGCGCGGCCTGGCCTCGGGCCACGTGGCCACGGCGCGCCTGGAGGACGCGCACGGGGAGAGCCCTGCCCTGGCCCACGCCGTGGCCATGGCCAGGGACTACGCGCGCACCGGCGACACGGTGCTCCTGCATGGCGAGACGGGCACGGGCAAGGAGCTTTTCGCCCAGGGCATCCACAACGCGAGCCCGCGCCGGGCCGGCCCCTTCGTGGCGGTGAACTGCGCGGCGCTGCCCGGCCAGCTTCTGGAGAGCGAGCTGTTCGGCTACGTGCCCGGGGCCTTCACCGGGGCCAGCCAGAAGGGCAGGCCAGGGCTCTTCGAGCTGGCCCACGGGGGCACCATCTTCCTGGACGAGATCGCGGAGATGGAGCCCGGCACGCAGGGCAAGCTCCTGCGCGTGCTCCAGGAGCGCAAGGTGATGCGCCTGGGCAGCGACCAGGTGATCCCCGTGGACGTGCGCGCCGTGGCGGCCACCAACCGGGACCTGGGGGCGCTGGTGGCCGAGGGGCGCTTCCGGGCCGACCTCTACTACCGCCTGAACGTGCTGCGCCTGCGCTTGCCGCCTCTGCGGGCGCGCTCCGGGGACGTGCCGGGGCTGGCCGCGCGTTTCCTCGACCAGGCCAGCGGGCGTCCCGGCCGCTTCCAACTCTCCGGGGGGGCGCTCCGGGCGCTGGCGGCGCACCCTTGGCCGGGCAACGTGCGCGAGCTGCAGAACGTGATGGCCCGGGTGGCGGCCACGCACCGGGGCCGCACGGTGGACGAGGCGCTGGTGCGCGAGCTTCTGGACGAGGCCCCCGCGCTCCGGGAGGGGCACGGCGAGCAAGGGGGCGGGGCGGGATTCCCGGGGCCAGCGGGAGGAGCCGGAACGGGGAACGCCGGGAGTGCCGGGGGAGCCGCTCCAGGGTCGGGGCCAGGGTCCGCCGGAGGCCTCCGCGCCGCCGAACGCGCCCGCCTGGAGGACGCCCTCTCACGCGCCCGGGGCCGCGTGGGCGAGGCGGCGGCGCTGTTGGGCGTGAGCCGCTCCACGCTCTGGAGGAGGATGAGGGCGCTGGGGTTGGAGAAAAATTAA
- a CDS encoding anion permease, producing the protein MKLDWKAIVPVAIGLAIWLVPTPQGLQPYAWQYFALFTAVIAALVLEPIPAAAAGLMGITLAAALNLVPAQAGVAPTTADALRWALSGFSNGTVWLIFVAFMFAMGYEKTGLGRRISLVLIKKLGRSTLGLGYAVALADLALAPFTPSNTARSGGVIFPIIKNIPPLYGSTPESGARKIGGYLMWTALSATCVTSTMFLTALAPNLLALSLLEKTAKFTFTWNEWFLSLAPACIILFAALPYLVYVIYPPEIKRSDDAPRWAGEELAKMGALTRKEITMAGLAVFALVLWIFGGKLFDATTVALMALSLMILTGVVTWEDITGHKTAWNVLCWFATLVALADGLGKVGFLKWFAALAAGAMSGFSISALMLALVLLFFFIHYMFASLTAHTTALLPVILATAMGIPGIPMKTFAILICATLGLMGILTPYATGPSPVYYGCGYITRKEFWTLGFVFGVIFIGVLLGVNFPYLLMRGAS; encoded by the coding sequence ATGAAACTGGACTGGAAGGCCATCGTGCCCGTGGCCATCGGCTTGGCCATCTGGCTCGTGCCCACGCCCCAGGGGCTGCAGCCTTACGCCTGGCAGTATTTCGCCCTGTTCACGGCCGTCATCGCGGCCCTGGTGCTGGAGCCCATCCCGGCTGCCGCCGCTGGGCTCATGGGCATCACCCTGGCGGCGGCGCTCAACCTTGTGCCCGCTCAGGCGGGCGTGGCCCCCACCACGGCCGACGCCCTGCGCTGGGCGCTATCCGGCTTCTCCAACGGCACGGTGTGGCTCATCTTCGTGGCCTTCATGTTCGCCATGGGCTACGAGAAGACGGGCCTGGGTCGGCGCATCTCCCTGGTGCTCATCAAGAAGCTCGGGCGCTCCACCCTGGGCCTGGGCTACGCGGTGGCCCTGGCCGACCTGGCCCTGGCCCCCTTCACCCCCTCCAACACCGCGCGCTCCGGCGGCGTGATCTTCCCCATCATCAAGAACATCCCGCCCCTCTACGGCTCCACGCCCGAGAGCGGCGCGCGCAAGATCGGCGGCTACCTCATGTGGACCGCCCTTTCCGCCACCTGCGTCACCAGCACCATGTTCCTCACGGCCCTGGCCCCCAACCTGCTGGCCCTCTCGCTCCTGGAGAAGACGGCCAAGTTCACCTTCACCTGGAACGAGTGGTTCCTCTCCCTGGCCCCGGCCTGCATCATCCTGTTTGCGGCCCTGCCCTACCTAGTCTACGTGATCTATCCCCCCGAGATCAAACGCAGCGACGACGCACCCCGCTGGGCCGGGGAAGAGCTGGCCAAGATGGGAGCGCTCACCCGCAAGGAAATCACCATGGCAGGGCTGGCCGTGTTCGCCCTTGTGCTCTGGATCTTCGGGGGCAAGCTCTTCGACGCCACCACCGTGGCCCTCATGGCGCTCTCGCTGATGATCCTCACGGGCGTGGTCACCTGGGAGGACATCACCGGCCACAAGACCGCCTGGAACGTGCTCTGCTGGTTCGCCACCCTGGTGGCCCTGGCCGACGGACTGGGCAAGGTGGGCTTCCTCAAGTGGTTCGCGGCCCTGGCGGCGGGGGCCATGTCTGGCTTCTCCATCAGCGCCCTGATGCTGGCCCTGGTGCTGCTGTTCTTCTTCATCCACTACATGTTCGCCAGCCTCACGGCCCACACCACGGCGCTGCTCCCGGTGATCCTGGCCACGGCCATGGGCATCCCCGGCATTCCCATGAAGACCTTCGCCATCCTCATCTGCGCCACCCTGGGGCTCATGGGCATCCTCACGCCCTATGCCACGGGGCCGAGTCCGGTGTACTACGGCTGCGGCTACATCACCCGCAAGGAGTTCTGGACCCTGGGCTTCGTCTTCGGCGTGATCTTCATCGGCGTGCTCCTGGGCGTGAACTTCCCCTATCTGCTGATGCGCGGGGCATCCTAG
- the mdh gene encoding malate dehydrogenase: MNGKITVFGAGNVGGAVTRRLIERKLCKKVVLVDRSPGKAQGVALDILEASPVDLLEPVCLSGENLEETRDSDVVIVTAGARRTEGMTRDDLLRVNAQIVGECVAKAARYSPYAFHIIVSNPLNAMCHVAMRAGQIPPSRITGMAGILDACRFQYFIAKELNVSVENVQAMVLGEHGEDMLPVPRYSTVAGVPVAEMIPPERLADLVARTRDGGAEIIRLMQTSAFYAPASAVIQMVSAVVMDKRKILPCAAYLQGEYGVTGAFMGVPVKLGANGVEQIVEIELSDQERQALGASADKIKQQLAVLGQAC, encoded by the coding sequence ATGAACGGCAAGATCACCGTGTTCGGGGCGGGCAACGTGGGCGGGGCGGTCACCCGCAGGCTCATCGAACGCAAGCTCTGCAAGAAGGTGGTGCTGGTGGACCGCAGCCCGGGCAAGGCCCAGGGCGTGGCCCTGGACATCCTGGAAGCCAGCCCGGTGGACCTCCTGGAGCCGGTGTGCCTCTCGGGCGAGAACCTGGAGGAGACCCGCGACTCCGACGTGGTGATCGTCACCGCGGGGGCCAGGCGCACCGAGGGCATGACCCGCGACGACCTCCTGCGCGTAAACGCCCAGATCGTGGGCGAGTGCGTGGCCAAGGCCGCGCGCTACAGCCCCTACGCCTTCCACATCATCGTGAGCAACCCGCTCAACGCCATGTGCCACGTGGCCATGCGCGCCGGGCAGATCCCGCCATCGCGCATCACCGGCATGGCGGGCATCCTGGACGCCTGCCGCTTCCAGTACTTCATCGCCAAGGAGTTGAACGTCTCGGTGGAGAACGTGCAGGCCATGGTGCTGGGCGAGCACGGCGAGGACATGCTCCCCGTGCCGCGCTACTCCACCGTGGCGGGCGTGCCCGTGGCCGAGATGATCCCCCCCGAGCGACTGGCCGATCTGGTGGCCCGCACCCGCGACGGCGGGGCGGAGATCATCAGGCTCATGCAGACCAGCGCCTTCTACGCCCCGGCCTCGGCCGTGATCCAGATGGTCTCGGCCGTGGTCATGGACAAGCGCAAGATCCTGCCCTGCGCGGCCTACCTCCAGGGGGAATACGGGGTGACGGGGGCCTTCATGGGCGTGCCGGTGAAGCTGGGGGCCAACGGCGTGGAGCAGATCGTGGAGATCGAGCTCTCCGACCAGGAACGCCAGGCCCTGGGGGCGAGCGCCGACAAGATCAAGCAGCAGCTGGCCGTGCTGGGCCAGGCCTGCTGA
- the ttdA gene encoding L(+)-tartrate dehydratase subunit alpha — MDKHEAQRTLTDLMARFTGYVGKRLPQDVLDRLAELRRGEDSPLARVVYDSMFENLEAADRLDRPCCQDTGVIQYFVSAGAGFPLLGRLEEILRDAVRQATREAPLRHNAVETFVEKNTGDNTGVRVPWIHWDIVPDSDEAVVEVYMAGGGCSLPGAAKVLMPSAGYEGVVRFVFDVITSYGVNACPPLLVGVGVSTSVETAAVLSKKAILRPLGTRSPKPQAAEMELLLEKGLNEVGLGPQGLSGNASVLGVHIESSARHPSTIGVGVSVGCWAHRRGTIRIAPDLSYEILSHKEAAL; from the coding sequence ATGGACAAGCACGAGGCCCAGAGGACCCTGACGGACCTCATGGCCCGCTTCACGGGCTACGTGGGCAAACGCCTGCCGCAGGACGTGCTGGACAGGCTGGCCGAGCTGCGCCGGGGCGAGGACAGCCCCCTCGCACGGGTGGTGTACGACTCCATGTTCGAGAACCTCGAGGCCGCAGACCGCCTCGACAGGCCCTGCTGCCAGGACACGGGCGTGATCCAGTATTTCGTCTCGGCCGGTGCGGGTTTCCCGCTCCTGGGGCGTCTGGAGGAAATTCTTCGCGACGCGGTGCGCCAGGCCACCCGGGAGGCCCCCCTGCGCCACAACGCCGTGGAAACCTTCGTGGAGAAGAACACCGGCGACAACACCGGCGTGCGCGTGCCCTGGATCCACTGGGACATCGTGCCCGACAGCGACGAAGCCGTGGTGGAGGTCTACATGGCCGGCGGCGGGTGCAGCCTGCCCGGCGCGGCCAAGGTGCTCATGCCCTCGGCCGGGTACGAGGGCGTGGTGCGGTTCGTCTTCGACGTCATCACCTCCTACGGCGTGAACGCCTGCCCGCCGCTCTTGGTGGGCGTGGGGGTCTCCACCTCGGTGGAGACGGCGGCCGTGCTCTCCAAGAAGGCCATCCTGCGCCCCCTGGGCACGCGCAGCCCCAAGCCCCAGGCGGCCGAGATGGAGCTTCTGCTGGAAAAGGGGCTCAACGAGGTGGGCCTCGGACCCCAGGGGTTGTCGGGCAACGCCTCGGTGCTGGGCGTGCACATCGAGTCCTCGGCGCGCCACCCCTCCACCATCGGGGTGGGCGTGTCCGTGGGCTGCTGGGCGCACCGGCGCGGGACCATACGCATCGCCCCGGACCTGAGCTACGAGATTCTTTCCCACAAGGAGGCCGCGCTGTGA
- the ttdB gene encoding L(+)-tartrate dehydratase subunit beta produces MKKVLTTPIKDADLESLRAGDVVYLDGHIVTCRDVGHRRLIELGRELPVDLKGLAIFHAGPIVAKDGDAWKMISIGPTTSMRMERFEKDFIERTGVKLIVGKGGMGPDTAEACARHKAVHAVFPGGCAVLAAEEVEEIERVEWEDLGMPEALWVSRVKGFGPLIISIDTLGNNLFETNKARFNAKKLPVIEDINRQVRFIK; encoded by the coding sequence GTGAAAAAGGTGCTCACCACGCCCATCAAGGACGCGGACCTGGAGTCGTTGCGCGCCGGGGATGTCGTCTATCTGGACGGGCACATCGTCACCTGCCGCGACGTGGGCCACCGTCGGCTCATCGAACTGGGGCGCGAGCTGCCCGTGGACCTCAAGGGCCTGGCCATCTTCCACGCCGGGCCCATCGTGGCCAAAGACGGCGACGCCTGGAAGATGATCTCCATCGGCCCCACCACGAGCATGCGCATGGAGCGCTTCGAGAAGGACTTCATCGAGCGCACGGGCGTGAAGCTCATCGTGGGCAAGGGCGGCATGGGGCCGGACACGGCCGAGGCCTGCGCGCGCCACAAGGCCGTGCACGCCGTGTTCCCCGGCGGCTGCGCCGTGCTGGCCGCCGAGGAGGTGGAGGAGATCGAGCGCGTGGAATGGGAGGACCTGGGCATGCCCGAGGCCCTGTGGGTCTCGCGCGTGAAGGGGTTCGGCCCGCTCATCATCTCCATCGACACCCTGGGCAACAACCTCTTCGAGACCAACAAGGCCCGCTTCAACGCGAAGAAGCTCCCGGTGATCGAGGACATCAACCGCCAGGTGCGGTTCATCAAATAG
- a CDS encoding tartrate dehydrogenase, whose protein sequence is MKTYRIAVIPGDGIGKELAPEGMRVLDAAARAAGGFSLEYEIFPWGCDYYVQHGMMMPEDGLKTLSTFAAIYFGAVGYPELVPDDVSLHGLLIKLRLGFDQYVCLRPSTLLPGVKSPLRGVKPGDIDFVTVRENTEGEYAGAGGRMHPGQPSELAIETAVFTRAGCERVIRYAFELARSRPRRMLAHATKSNAQKHTLTFWDQIFDEVARDYPDVKTERVLVDAMAARFVLKPGSLDVVVASNLFGDILTDIGGAITGSLGLSASGNIDPERRYPSMFEPVHGSAPDIAGKGIANPIAMAWSGAMMLDFLGEKRAGALIEAAIRAVTAEGTTLTPDLGGTATTTQVTDALVAKVNGLAKA, encoded by the coding sequence GTGAAGACCTACAGGATCGCCGTGATCCCCGGCGACGGCATCGGCAAGGAACTGGCCCCGGAAGGGATGCGCGTGCTGGACGCCGCCGCCCGGGCCGCGGGCGGCTTCTCCCTGGAGTACGAAATCTTCCCCTGGGGCTGCGACTACTACGTGCAACACGGGATGATGATGCCCGAAGACGGCCTGAAGACGCTCTCGACCTTCGCCGCCATCTACTTCGGGGCCGTCGGCTACCCGGAACTGGTGCCCGACGACGTGTCCCTGCACGGGCTGCTCATCAAGCTCCGCCTGGGCTTCGACCAGTACGTCTGCCTGCGCCCCAGCACCCTGCTGCCGGGCGTGAAGAGCCCGCTGCGGGGGGTGAAGCCCGGCGACATCGACTTCGTTACCGTGCGCGAGAACACCGAGGGCGAATACGCCGGGGCGGGCGGGCGCATGCATCCGGGCCAGCCCTCGGAACTGGCCATCGAGACGGCGGTGTTCACGCGCGCGGGTTGCGAGCGCGTGATCCGCTACGCCTTCGAGCTGGCCCGCTCGCGGCCGCGCAGGATGCTGGCCCACGCCACCAAGTCCAACGCCCAGAAGCACACCCTCACCTTCTGGGACCAGATCTTCGACGAAGTGGCCCGCGACTACCCCGACGTGAAGACCGAGCGCGTGCTGGTGGACGCCATGGCCGCGCGCTTCGTGCTCAAACCGGGCTCCCTGGACGTGGTGGTGGCCTCCAACCTCTTCGGGGACATCCTCACGGACATCGGCGGGGCCATCACCGGCAGCCTGGGCCTTTCGGCCAGCGGCAACATCGACCCCGAACGGCGCTACCCCTCCATGTTCGAGCCCGTGCACGGATCGGCCCCGGACATCGCGGGCAAGGGCATCGCCAACCCCATCGCCATGGCCTGGAGCGGAGCCATGATGCTGGACTTCCTGGGCGAGAAGCGCGCCGGGGCGCTCATCGAGGCGGCCATCCGCGCCGTGACCGCCGAGGGGACGACCCTCACCCCGGACCTGGGCGGCACGGCCACCACCACCCAGGTCACCGACGCCCTCGTCGCCAAGGTGAACGGGCTGGCCAAGGCCTGA
- a CDS encoding ImmA/IrrE family metallo-endopeptidase: protein MSNRILPVNHGLLTWAREQAGLSLRDAAVRAKIAPLKTRGEHPGMNAEERLLSWETGVASPSFKQLESLARAYRRPVLTFFLPSVPVKESSLADFRTVPGRDASSGTPEFSAFMRRVEWLQEGLRELVEQEGRLPLAFVGAVSPEVPAQDVAWRIRKTLDMPFEVQRRLPGKDALFRLLRGKVQELGVFVLVEGDLGSSHSRISPEEFRGIAICDVLAPLIVVNANDSKSAQLFSLVHELAHVWIGASGVSNYDSLHHETGLSQASTEEYCNAVAAEFLVPEVDLREAVSLVEGQDPLEMAQTLARMFKVSPMVVARRCKDVGVLNGKEYWGVFQALKTIWEGQQKRVRPNEGGPSRNVLDRYRLGERVISTILAAANDGRLSLRDASRMLRVKVDRLGRIA, encoded by the coding sequence ATGAGCAACCGTATTCTTCCGGTCAATCACGGCCTGCTCACGTGGGCGCGCGAGCAGGCGGGGCTGTCCCTTCGTGATGCCGCCGTGCGCGCGAAGATCGCGCCGCTCAAGACGCGGGGAGAGCACCCCGGCATGAATGCCGAGGAGCGTCTTTTGTCCTGGGAGACCGGCGTCGCTTCGCCCAGCTTCAAACAACTGGAAAGCCTTGCCAGGGCATATCGCAGGCCAGTTTTGACTTTTTTCCTCCCCAGCGTTCCCGTGAAGGAAAGCTCGCTGGCCGATTTTCGTACTGTGCCGGGCCGGGACGCCTCCTCTGGAACGCCGGAATTCTCGGCGTTCATGCGCCGTGTGGAATGGCTTCAGGAAGGCCTTCGGGAACTTGTCGAACAGGAAGGGAGACTACCGCTTGCGTTCGTCGGCGCGGTGTCGCCCGAGGTCCCCGCACAGGATGTCGCCTGGCGAATTCGAAAGACGCTCGACATGCCTTTCGAGGTCCAACGTCGCCTGCCGGGAAAGGATGCGCTGTTTCGCCTGCTGCGCGGCAAAGTGCAGGAGTTGGGCGTCTTTGTCCTGGTTGAAGGCGATCTAGGTAGCAGTCATTCCCGTATCTCCCCTGAAGAGTTTCGCGGTATCGCGATCTGCGACGTACTTGCACCGTTGATTGTAGTTAACGCCAACGACAGCAAGTCCGCTCAACTCTTTTCCCTGGTGCATGAACTGGCGCATGTCTGGATCGGTGCTAGTGGTGTTTCAAACTATGATTCTCTGCATCATGAGACAGGACTCTCGCAGGCATCCACAGAAGAATACTGTAATGCGGTTGCTGCGGAATTTCTTGTTCCGGAAGTCGATCTACGTGAAGCCGTTTCGCTCGTTGAAGGACAAGATCCTCTTGAGATGGCGCAGACTCTCGCGCGCATGTTCAAGGTTAGTCCCATGGTCGTCGCAAGACGATGTAAGGATGTCGGTGTCCTGAACGGCAAGGAGTACTGGGGTGTTTTCCAAGCATTGAAGACGATCTGGGAAGGACAGCAGAAACGTGTACGGCCCAATGAAGGGGGCCCTTCGCGAAATGTCCTAGACCGTTACAGGCTTGGTGAACGCGTGATCAGTACGATTCTGGCTGCGGCAAACGACGGGAGGCTTTCCTTGCGGGATGCATCCCGGATGCTTCGCGTGAAAGTCGACAGACTAGGCCGGATCGCCTGA
- a CDS encoding DUF4411 family protein, which translates to MRYIFDSNVLITAHRWDFTFDGSPYFWDWLVSLGSQGVVGIPECVFMEINRSTDQLSKWLKKNRSVFFIPTEDAALSVQAALSAYTTHSERDVERIPDADPFVVAHALSSGSTVVTYETPKPNAAPHNRKIPDVCALLNVACVRFPRFLWDMR; encoded by the coding sequence ATGCGCTACATTTTCGATTCCAACGTGCTCATCACGGCCCATCGGTGGGACTTCACGTTCGATGGCTCGCCGTATTTTTGGGATTGGCTGGTGTCTCTCGGTTCTCAGGGAGTGGTGGGAATTCCCGAGTGCGTGTTCATGGAAATCAACAGGAGTACGGACCAGCTTTCTAAGTGGCTGAAGAAAAACCGGAGTGTGTTTTTCATTCCGACGGAAGATGCAGCATTGTCCGTGCAGGCGGCCCTTTCAGCCTACACAACGCACTCCGAGAGGGATGTCGAGCGGATTCCGGATGCCGATCCCTTCGTGGTGGCGCATGCGCTGTCGTCTGGATCGACAGTGGTGACGTATGAGACACCCAAACCCAATGCCGCCCCGCACAACCGAAAAATACCCGATGTTTGCGCGCTGCTAAACGTCGCGTGCGTGCGGTTCCCACGTTTTCTCTGGGATATGCGCTAG
- a CDS encoding alkylphosphonate utilization protein, protein MDDVIVKDANGTVLNNGDSVTLTKDLKVKGSSVTLKRGTLIKNIRLTDDPAEIECNADKVKGLVLKTCFLKKA, encoded by the coding sequence ATGGACGACGTGATCGTGAAGGACGCCAACGGAACCGTTCTGAACAACGGCGACAGCGTCACGCTGACCAAAGACCTCAAAGTGAAAGGATCAAGCGTGACGCTCAAGCGCGGCACGCTCATCAAGAACATCCGCCTCACGGACGATCCCGCCGAGATCGAGTGCAACGCCGACAAGGTGAAGGGCCTCGTGCTCAAGACCTGCTTCCTGAAGAAGGCCTGA